In Caretta caretta isolate rCarCar2 chromosome 4, rCarCar1.hap1, whole genome shotgun sequence, one genomic interval encodes:
- the MFSD8 gene encoding major facilitator superfamily domain-containing protein 8 isoform X4, with protein MAAVPAAAEGQEPLLSSGGDDESRPRREPLVVSIAISVAANCLYAYVHLPSSHNKYYMLVARALVGFGAGNVAVVRSYIAGATSLTERTSAMANTSACQATGFILGPVFQTCFSLIGEKGVMWEIIDLQVNMYTAPVLLGALLGIINIILIFAIFREHQVDDMGRPCKSINFKAEESDYVDQDAQGNIDQVAVVATNILFFVILFVFAVFETIATPLTMDMYSWTRKEAVFYNGIILGAVGIESVIVFMVVKVVSKKTGERAILYGGLLIVLVGFFILLPWGKQLPNIQWEDIKNNSIPRIIFNEMFTPFWKLRTTQLPSNHTVEPTGCSVVQPWCLYTPLIHLAQYITSDILIGLGYPACNVMSYTLYSKILGPKPQGVYMGWLTASGSGARILGPVFVSQIYTHWGPRWAFSLICGIIVFSLLLLEAVYKRLTAFSVRYGTMQGERGCLWMDAWCG; from the exons GCCAAGAAGAGAACCACTTGTTGTTTCAATTGCCATTTCTGTGGCTGCTAACTGCCTTTATGCCTATGTCCATTTACCTTCCTCACACAACAAATACTATATGCTGGTTGCTCGTGCCCTTGTGGGGTTTGGAGCAG gaaatgtAGCAGTAGTTCGATCATACATTGCTGGTGCCACTTCTCTTACAGAAAGAACTAGTGCCATGGCCAACACCAGTGCTTGTCAAGCAACGGGATTCATACTAGGACCAG TTTTTCAGACTTGCTTCTCTCTGATTGGAGAAAAAGGAGTGATGTGGGAAATCATTGATCTCCAGGTGAACATGTACACAGCACCAGTTCTACTGGGAGCTCTCCTAGGCATTATCAATATTATTCTAATCTTTGCCATATTCAG AGAACATCAAGTGGATGACATGGGAAGACCATGCAAAAGTATCAATTTTAAAGCAGAAG AAAGTGATTATGTGGATCAGGATGCCCAAGGAAACATTGACCAGGTTGCTGTTGTAGCAACCAACATTCTTTTTTTTGTcatcttgtttgtttttgctgtctTTGAAAC CATAGCTACTCCATTGACAATGGATATGTATTCCTGGACCAGGAAAGAAGCAGTTTTTTATAATGGAATAATCCTTGGTGCAGTTGGCATTGAATCAGTCATTGTCTTTATGGTGGTTAAAGTAGTTTCTAAGAA GACTGGTGAACGTGCTATACTCTATGGAGGCCTACTGATTGTCTTGGTTGGATTCTTTATCTTGTTACCTTGGGGAAAACAATTACCAAATATCCAGTGGGAAG ATATAAAGAATAATTCCATTCCCAGAATCATCTTCAATGAAATGTTTACACCTTTCTGGAAGCTCCGAACAACACAACTACCATCCAATCACACAGTAGAGCCAACAGGATGCTCTGTTGTGCAGCCCTGGTGCCTGTACACTCCATTGATCCACCTGGCCCAGTATATCACCTCTGATATACTGATAGGGTTGGGCTATCCAGCCTGTAATGTCATGTCCTATACGTTATACTCAAAAATTCTAGGACCAAAGCCTCAG GGTGTCTACATGGGCTGGTTAACTGCCTCTGGAAGTGGAGCACGTATACTGGGCCCAGTATTTGTGAGCCAAATATATACTCACTGGGGACCTCGCTGGGCATTCAGCTTAATCTGTGGAATAATTGTATTCTCCCTTTTACTCCTGGAAGCAGTGTACAAGAGACTTACTGCATTTTCAGTCAGATATGGAACGATGCAAGG agagagaggatgtctgtggatggatgcttggtgtggataa
- the MFSD8 gene encoding major facilitator superfamily domain-containing protein 8 isoform X3, with protein sequence MTRAVLPQFNREVRAKKQICAMIGDVPFASARRTTKCCNSERKILEDIFIRPRREPLVVSIAISVAANCLYAYVHLPSSHNKYYMLVARALVGFGAGNVAVVRSYIAGATSLTERTSAMANTSACQATGFILGPVFQTCFSLIGEKGVMWEIIDLQVNMYTAPVLLGALLGIINIILIFAIFREHQVDDMGRPCKSINFKAEESDYVDQDAQGNIDQVAVVATNILFFVILFVFAVFETIATPLTMDMYSWTRKEAVFYNGIILGAVGIESVIVFMVVKVVSKKTGERAILYGGLLIVLVGFFILLPWGKQLPNIQWEDIKNNSIPRIIFNEMFTPFWKLRTTQLPSNHTVEPTGCSVVQPWCLYTPLIHLAQYITSDILIGLGYPACNVMSYTLYSKILGPKPQGVYMGWLTASGSGARILGPVFVSQIYTHWGPRWAFSLICGIIVFSLLLLEAVYKRLTAFSVRYGTMQGERGCLWMDAWCG encoded by the exons TGCTACCACAGTTTAATAGGGAAGTGAGAGCCAAAAAGCAAATATGTGCTATGATAGGTGATGTGCCTTTCGCTTCAGCAAGACGTACCACAAAATGCTGCAACTCAGAGAGGAAAATATTGGAAGACATATTTATTAG GCCAAGAAGAGAACCACTTGTTGTTTCAATTGCCATTTCTGTGGCTGCTAACTGCCTTTATGCCTATGTCCATTTACCTTCCTCACACAACAAATACTATATGCTGGTTGCTCGTGCCCTTGTGGGGTTTGGAGCAG gaaatgtAGCAGTAGTTCGATCATACATTGCTGGTGCCACTTCTCTTACAGAAAGAACTAGTGCCATGGCCAACACCAGTGCTTGTCAAGCAACGGGATTCATACTAGGACCAG TTTTTCAGACTTGCTTCTCTCTGATTGGAGAAAAAGGAGTGATGTGGGAAATCATTGATCTCCAGGTGAACATGTACACAGCACCAGTTCTACTGGGAGCTCTCCTAGGCATTATCAATATTATTCTAATCTTTGCCATATTCAG AGAACATCAAGTGGATGACATGGGAAGACCATGCAAAAGTATCAATTTTAAAGCAGAAG AAAGTGATTATGTGGATCAGGATGCCCAAGGAAACATTGACCAGGTTGCTGTTGTAGCAACCAACATTCTTTTTTTTGTcatcttgtttgtttttgctgtctTTGAAAC CATAGCTACTCCATTGACAATGGATATGTATTCCTGGACCAGGAAAGAAGCAGTTTTTTATAATGGAATAATCCTTGGTGCAGTTGGCATTGAATCAGTCATTGTCTTTATGGTGGTTAAAGTAGTTTCTAAGAA GACTGGTGAACGTGCTATACTCTATGGAGGCCTACTGATTGTCTTGGTTGGATTCTTTATCTTGTTACCTTGGGGAAAACAATTACCAAATATCCAGTGGGAAG ATATAAAGAATAATTCCATTCCCAGAATCATCTTCAATGAAATGTTTACACCTTTCTGGAAGCTCCGAACAACACAACTACCATCCAATCACACAGTAGAGCCAACAGGATGCTCTGTTGTGCAGCCCTGGTGCCTGTACACTCCATTGATCCACCTGGCCCAGTATATCACCTCTGATATACTGATAGGGTTGGGCTATCCAGCCTGTAATGTCATGTCCTATACGTTATACTCAAAAATTCTAGGACCAAAGCCTCAG GGTGTCTACATGGGCTGGTTAACTGCCTCTGGAAGTGGAGCACGTATACTGGGCCCAGTATTTGTGAGCCAAATATATACTCACTGGGGACCTCGCTGGGCATTCAGCTTAATCTGTGGAATAATTGTATTCTCCCTTTTACTCCTGGAAGCAGTGTACAAGAGACTTACTGCATTTTCAGTCAGATATGGAACGATGCAAGG agagagaggatgtctgtggatggatgcttggtgtggataa
- the MFSD8 gene encoding major facilitator superfamily domain-containing protein 8 isoform X2 has product MAAVPAAAEGQEPLLSSGGDDESRYGDVVETQQHYRSRWRSIRIMYLTMFLSSVGFSIVIMSVWPYLQKVDLTADASFLGWIIASYSLGQMIASPLFGLWSNYRPRREPLVVSIAISVAANCLYAYVHLPSSHNKYYMLVARALVGFGAGNVAVVRSYIAGATSLTERTSAMANTSACQATGFILGPVFQTCFSLIGEKGVMWEIIDLQVNMYTAPVLLGALLGIINIILIFAIFREHQVDDMGRPCKSINFKAEESDYVDQDAQGNIDQVAVVATNILFFVILFVFAVFETIATPLTMDMYSWTRKEAVFYNGIILGAVGIESVIVFMVVKVVSKKTGERAILYGGLLIVLVGFFILLPWGKQLPNIQWEDIKNNSIPRIIFNEMFTPFWKLRTTQLPSNHTVEPTGCSVVQPWCLYTPLIHLAQYITSDILIGLGYPACNVMSYTLYSKILGPKPQGVYMGWLTASGSGARILGPVFVSQIYTHWGPRWAFSLICGIIVFSLLLLEAVYKRLTAFSVRYGTMQGERGCLWMDAWCG; this is encoded by the exons ATATGGGGATGTTGTTGAAACCCAACAGCATTACAGGAGTAGGTGGAGGTCCATTCGTATTATGTATCTTACAATGTTTCTCAGCAGTGTAG GTTTTTCAATTGTAATTATGTCAGTATGGCCATATCTGCAAAAG GTTGATCTGACAGCAGATGCAAGTTTCTTGGGATGGATTATTGCTTCATACAGTCTTGGACAAATGATAGCCTCACCTCTGTTTGGTTTATGGTCCAATTACAGGCCAAGAAGAGAACCACTTGTTGTTTCAATTGCCATTTCTGTGGCTGCTAACTGCCTTTATGCCTATGTCCATTTACCTTCCTCACACAACAAATACTATATGCTGGTTGCTCGTGCCCTTGTGGGGTTTGGAGCAG gaaatgtAGCAGTAGTTCGATCATACATTGCTGGTGCCACTTCTCTTACAGAAAGAACTAGTGCCATGGCCAACACCAGTGCTTGTCAAGCAACGGGATTCATACTAGGACCAG TTTTTCAGACTTGCTTCTCTCTGATTGGAGAAAAAGGAGTGATGTGGGAAATCATTGATCTCCAGGTGAACATGTACACAGCACCAGTTCTACTGGGAGCTCTCCTAGGCATTATCAATATTATTCTAATCTTTGCCATATTCAG AGAACATCAAGTGGATGACATGGGAAGACCATGCAAAAGTATCAATTTTAAAGCAGAAG AAAGTGATTATGTGGATCAGGATGCCCAAGGAAACATTGACCAGGTTGCTGTTGTAGCAACCAACATTCTTTTTTTTGTcatcttgtttgtttttgctgtctTTGAAAC CATAGCTACTCCATTGACAATGGATATGTATTCCTGGACCAGGAAAGAAGCAGTTTTTTATAATGGAATAATCCTTGGTGCAGTTGGCATTGAATCAGTCATTGTCTTTATGGTGGTTAAAGTAGTTTCTAAGAA GACTGGTGAACGTGCTATACTCTATGGAGGCCTACTGATTGTCTTGGTTGGATTCTTTATCTTGTTACCTTGGGGAAAACAATTACCAAATATCCAGTGGGAAG ATATAAAGAATAATTCCATTCCCAGAATCATCTTCAATGAAATGTTTACACCTTTCTGGAAGCTCCGAACAACACAACTACCATCCAATCACACAGTAGAGCCAACAGGATGCTCTGTTGTGCAGCCCTGGTGCCTGTACACTCCATTGATCCACCTGGCCCAGTATATCACCTCTGATATACTGATAGGGTTGGGCTATCCAGCCTGTAATGTCATGTCCTATACGTTATACTCAAAAATTCTAGGACCAAAGCCTCAG GGTGTCTACATGGGCTGGTTAACTGCCTCTGGAAGTGGAGCACGTATACTGGGCCCAGTATTTGTGAGCCAAATATATACTCACTGGGGACCTCGCTGGGCATTCAGCTTAATCTGTGGAATAATTGTATTCTCCCTTTTACTCCTGGAAGCAGTGTACAAGAGACTTACTGCATTTTCAGTCAGATATGGAACGATGCAAGG agagagaggatgtctgtggatggatgcttggtgtggataa
- the MFSD8 gene encoding major facilitator superfamily domain-containing protein 8 isoform X1 codes for MTRAVLPQFNREVRAKKQICAMIGDVPFASARRTTKCCNSERKILEDIFIRYGDVVETQQHYRSRWRSIRIMYLTMFLSSVGFSIVIMSVWPYLQKVDLTADASFLGWIIASYSLGQMIASPLFGLWSNYRPRREPLVVSIAISVAANCLYAYVHLPSSHNKYYMLVARALVGFGAGNVAVVRSYIAGATSLTERTSAMANTSACQATGFILGPVFQTCFSLIGEKGVMWEIIDLQVNMYTAPVLLGALLGIINIILIFAIFREHQVDDMGRPCKSINFKAEESDYVDQDAQGNIDQVAVVATNILFFVILFVFAVFETIATPLTMDMYSWTRKEAVFYNGIILGAVGIESVIVFMVVKVVSKKTGERAILYGGLLIVLVGFFILLPWGKQLPNIQWEDIKNNSIPRIIFNEMFTPFWKLRTTQLPSNHTVEPTGCSVVQPWCLYTPLIHLAQYITSDILIGLGYPACNVMSYTLYSKILGPKPQGVYMGWLTASGSGARILGPVFVSQIYTHWGPRWAFSLICGIIVFSLLLLEAVYKRLTAFSVRYGTMQGERGCLWMDAWCG; via the exons TGCTACCACAGTTTAATAGGGAAGTGAGAGCCAAAAAGCAAATATGTGCTATGATAGGTGATGTGCCTTTCGCTTCAGCAAGACGTACCACAAAATGCTGCAACTCAGAGAGGAAAATATTGGAAGACATATTTATTAG ATATGGGGATGTTGTTGAAACCCAACAGCATTACAGGAGTAGGTGGAGGTCCATTCGTATTATGTATCTTACAATGTTTCTCAGCAGTGTAG GTTTTTCAATTGTAATTATGTCAGTATGGCCATATCTGCAAAAG GTTGATCTGACAGCAGATGCAAGTTTCTTGGGATGGATTATTGCTTCATACAGTCTTGGACAAATGATAGCCTCACCTCTGTTTGGTTTATGGTCCAATTACAGGCCAAGAAGAGAACCACTTGTTGTTTCAATTGCCATTTCTGTGGCTGCTAACTGCCTTTATGCCTATGTCCATTTACCTTCCTCACACAACAAATACTATATGCTGGTTGCTCGTGCCCTTGTGGGGTTTGGAGCAG gaaatgtAGCAGTAGTTCGATCATACATTGCTGGTGCCACTTCTCTTACAGAAAGAACTAGTGCCATGGCCAACACCAGTGCTTGTCAAGCAACGGGATTCATACTAGGACCAG TTTTTCAGACTTGCTTCTCTCTGATTGGAGAAAAAGGAGTGATGTGGGAAATCATTGATCTCCAGGTGAACATGTACACAGCACCAGTTCTACTGGGAGCTCTCCTAGGCATTATCAATATTATTCTAATCTTTGCCATATTCAG AGAACATCAAGTGGATGACATGGGAAGACCATGCAAAAGTATCAATTTTAAAGCAGAAG AAAGTGATTATGTGGATCAGGATGCCCAAGGAAACATTGACCAGGTTGCTGTTGTAGCAACCAACATTCTTTTTTTTGTcatcttgtttgtttttgctgtctTTGAAAC CATAGCTACTCCATTGACAATGGATATGTATTCCTGGACCAGGAAAGAAGCAGTTTTTTATAATGGAATAATCCTTGGTGCAGTTGGCATTGAATCAGTCATTGTCTTTATGGTGGTTAAAGTAGTTTCTAAGAA GACTGGTGAACGTGCTATACTCTATGGAGGCCTACTGATTGTCTTGGTTGGATTCTTTATCTTGTTACCTTGGGGAAAACAATTACCAAATATCCAGTGGGAAG ATATAAAGAATAATTCCATTCCCAGAATCATCTTCAATGAAATGTTTACACCTTTCTGGAAGCTCCGAACAACACAACTACCATCCAATCACACAGTAGAGCCAACAGGATGCTCTGTTGTGCAGCCCTGGTGCCTGTACACTCCATTGATCCACCTGGCCCAGTATATCACCTCTGATATACTGATAGGGTTGGGCTATCCAGCCTGTAATGTCATGTCCTATACGTTATACTCAAAAATTCTAGGACCAAAGCCTCAG GGTGTCTACATGGGCTGGTTAACTGCCTCTGGAAGTGGAGCACGTATACTGGGCCCAGTATTTGTGAGCCAAATATATACTCACTGGGGACCTCGCTGGGCATTCAGCTTAATCTGTGGAATAATTGTATTCTCCCTTTTACTCCTGGAAGCAGTGTACAAGAGACTTACTGCATTTTCAGTCAGATATGGAACGATGCAAGG agagagaggatgtctgtggatggatgcttggtgtggataa